The Metabacillus sediminilitoris genome window below encodes:
- a CDS encoding enoyl-CoA hydratase/isomerase family protein has protein sequence MTTINKENNTNYQYIKVDIASKVAVVTIDRPPVNPLNSAVFIELTAIFSELEQDKNVHAIILTGNGQKAFVAGADIHEMSSLNAAEMLEMNRVSGEAYNKIANLSKPVIAAINGVALGGGLELALACDLRIASERAKFAFPEVGLGIIPGGGGTQRLQKMVGQGIAKELLFFGEMFDAQRAIDLQIVNKVVPVEEVLSAAKEWALKLAEKPVIALRMLKLAVNEGANVDLTTGLALEMASFSTAFATDDRIEGMAAFVEKRKPTFTGK, from the coding sequence ATGACTACGATAAATAAAGAAAACAATACAAACTATCAATATATTAAAGTAGACATAGCTTCCAAAGTAGCTGTCGTGACAATCGACCGTCCACCAGTAAATCCACTTAATTCTGCTGTTTTTATAGAGCTTACAGCCATCTTTTCAGAACTTGAACAAGACAAGAATGTACATGCGATTATCCTTACTGGAAATGGACAAAAGGCATTTGTAGCAGGAGCAGATATTCATGAAATGTCGTCTTTAAATGCAGCAGAAATGCTTGAAATGAATCGAGTATCAGGTGAAGCATACAATAAAATTGCCAATCTATCAAAACCAGTTATTGCTGCAATTAACGGAGTTGCATTAGGCGGTGGTTTGGAATTAGCATTAGCATGTGATTTGCGCATAGCATCAGAGAGAGCAAAATTTGCCTTTCCTGAAGTGGGACTAGGAATTATTCCTGGCGGAGGGGGTACGCAACGTTTACAAAAAATGGTTGGTCAGGGAATCGCAAAAGAACTATTATTTTTTGGTGAAATGTTCGATGCCCAGCGTGCGATAGACTTACAAATTGTTAATAAAGTTGTACCTGTTGAAGAAGTACTATCCGCTGCGAAAGAATGGGCTTTGAAATTAGCTGAAAAACCAGTTATTGCACTTCGAATGTTGAAACTAGCTGTAAATGAAGGTGCTAATGTCGATCTAACAACTGGATTAGCGTTAGAAATGGCTTCATTTAGCACTGCTTTTGCTACAGATGATCGAATAGAAGGTATGGCAGCATTTGTTGAAAAAAGAAAACCAACTTTTACAGGAAAATAA
- a CDS encoding class I adenylate-forming enzyme family protein translates to MENILTLQNILEFSAKSDPNKEAIFDGYKRISYQQLLDDVECLAAALTQLNIRKGDRVMVSLPNWHEFVTIYFSLAKIGAILVPCNTRYQVNEISYILENSRAKAVFLIDNDKNINVFEQYVNKSVENEFEHIFTVRFTKEGNLSFEDLLELGKNKVAQNVLINPKEDVFSILYTSGTTGDPKGAMLTHHNVFSTAQISNIALDCNKNDVFLVAVPAFHVFGMVPSILSAIAVGGRIVFMEEFKAGKALQIIEQEKITIHHGVPTMFILELNHPTFDDVDLSSLKTGIIAAAPCPEEIVKKIRMKMGCNIVVSYGLTETSATLTVTGLDDDDRLRSETIGKPVPGAEVKIVDANREEVASGEVGEIACRSNGVFIGYYNMPEKTSEAIDNDGWFYTGDLGTKDKQGYFRVVGRKKDLIIRGGYNIYPREIEELFYKHPSVLEVAIVGLPDTVLGEVACAAIKLKPNKVETEKAMRQFIEERVADFKVPDRFVFLDELPMTPSGKIKKIALQEILRAKLQYSLR, encoded by the coding sequence ATGGAAAACATATTAACACTCCAAAATATCCTTGAATTTTCAGCCAAGAGTGATCCCAATAAAGAAGCGATTTTTGATGGATATAAAAGAATTAGCTATCAACAATTGTTAGATGATGTTGAATGTTTAGCAGCTGCCTTGACACAACTAAATATTCGAAAAGGTGACAGAGTAATGGTTAGTTTACCTAACTGGCATGAATTTGTAACGATTTATTTCAGCCTTGCTAAAATAGGTGCGATCCTAGTTCCATGTAATACTAGATACCAAGTCAATGAGATTTCCTATATTTTAGAAAATTCACGAGCGAAAGCTGTGTTCTTAATTGATAATGACAAGAATATCAACGTTTTCGAACAGTATGTAAATAAATCGGTTGAAAATGAATTTGAGCATATTTTCACTGTGCGTTTCACAAAAGAAGGTAATCTGTCTTTCGAGGATTTATTAGAACTTGGTAAAAATAAAGTAGCTCAAAATGTATTGATTAATCCAAAAGAAGATGTTTTTTCTATACTTTATACATCTGGAACAACAGGCGATCCAAAGGGAGCAATGTTAACACATCATAATGTATTTTCAACCGCTCAAATCTCGAATATTGCACTTGATTGCAATAAAAATGATGTTTTCCTCGTTGCTGTACCAGCTTTTCATGTTTTTGGCATGGTTCCTAGTATTCTATCAGCTATTGCAGTGGGTGGTAGAATTGTCTTTATGGAGGAATTTAAAGCTGGTAAGGCACTGCAAATTATTGAACAAGAAAAAATAACAATTCACCATGGTGTACCGACGATGTTTATACTTGAGCTAAATCATCCTACATTTGATGATGTAGACCTTTCTTCCTTAAAAACTGGGATCATTGCTGCAGCACCTTGTCCTGAGGAAATTGTTAAAAAAATCCGGATGAAAATGGGCTGTAATATTGTCGTTTCCTATGGACTAACAGAAACTTCTGCAACCTTAACTGTCACAGGACTAGATGATGATGATCGACTAAGATCTGAAACAATTGGAAAACCAGTTCCTGGTGCAGAAGTAAAAATTGTAGATGCGAATAGAGAAGAAGTTGCTTCTGGAGAAGTTGGAGAAATAGCTTGTCGAAGTAATGGGGTATTTATCGGCTATTATAATATGCCTGAAAAAACAAGTGAAGCAATTGATAATGATGGCTGGTTTTATACCGGTGATCTTGGAACGAAAGACAAGCAAGGATATTTTAGAGTAGTGGGTAGAAAAAAAGATTTAATTATCCGGGGTGGTTATAATATTTATCCTCGAGAAATTGAAGAATTATTTTATAAGCATCCAAGTGTATTGGAAGTAGCCATTGTTGGGTTACCTGATACAGTTCTTGGTGAGGTAGCTTGTGCTGCAATAAAATTAAAGCCAAATAAAGTTGAAACGGAAAAGGCAATGCGACAGTTTATTGAAGAACGAGTTGCTGACTTCAAAGTGCCGGATCGATTTGTGTTTTTAGATGAACTTCCAATGACACCTAGTGGGAAAATTAAAAAAATAGCATTACAAGAAATATTACGCGCTAAGCTGCAGTATTCATTAAGATAA
- a CDS encoding acetyl-CoA C-acetyltransferase — MIQDVVLLEGARTAFGEFGGAFKDISAIDLAVSAANEAMIRSNVKPEEIDQTVVGNVIQSSSDAIFMGRHVGLKVGMKTETTGLTVNRLCGSGLQAIITGAESIYLNHSQVVLAGGSENMSQVPHVIRGARWGLPLGQAKMEDYLWEALYDSYGGCSMAITAENLAEKYQLSRDTVDEYAVQSHKKALTAMINGNFAKEIVPITMKTRKGEIIVNQDEHPRETSIDKLSNLPARFKENGVVTAGNASGINDGAAMVVLASSDYAERNNLKPIARLVSYSVVGVDPIIMGIGPAPAIKDALNKANLTIQDLDLIEINEAFAAQYLACQQELGFNPEIGNVNGGAVALGHPLGASGARISLSLIYELGRRNKKYGASALCIGGGQGIAAIWERL; from the coding sequence ATGATACAAGATGTTGTTTTACTTGAAGGTGCTAGAACAGCTTTTGGGGAATTTGGTGGTGCATTCAAAGATATAAGTGCAATTGACCTTGCAGTTAGTGCAGCAAATGAGGCAATGATTCGTTCTAATGTAAAACCAGAGGAGATTGACCAAACAGTTGTTGGAAACGTCATTCAATCAAGTTCAGATGCCATTTTTATGGGCAGACATGTAGGTTTAAAGGTCGGAATGAAAACAGAAACTACAGGATTAACTGTAAATCGACTTTGTGGATCTGGATTACAAGCAATTATTACTGGAGCTGAATCAATTTATTTAAATCACTCGCAAGTTGTGTTAGCTGGTGGTTCTGAAAATATGAGCCAAGTTCCACATGTTATTCGCGGTGCGCGATGGGGTCTGCCACTTGGTCAAGCAAAAATGGAAGATTATTTATGGGAAGCCCTTTATGATTCATATGGTGGCTGTTCAATGGCGATTACAGCAGAAAATTTAGCAGAGAAATACCAACTCTCTAGAGATACAGTGGATGAATATGCTGTGCAAAGTCACAAGAAAGCGCTTACCGCAATGATTAATGGGAATTTCGCCAAAGAGATTGTTCCAATTACTATGAAAACACGAAAAGGAGAAATCATCGTTAATCAAGATGAACATCCTCGTGAAACGAGTATTGATAAATTAAGCAACCTTCCAGCAAGATTTAAAGAAAATGGAGTAGTCACAGCAGGAAATGCAAGTGGTATTAATGACGGAGCTGCAATGGTTGTCCTTGCTTCATCAGACTATGCAGAGCGGAATAATTTGAAACCTATTGCACGTCTTGTCTCTTATAGTGTTGTTGGGGTAGATCCGATAATTATGGGGATTGGACCAGCACCAGCAATAAAAGATGCATTAAATAAAGCGAATCTCACTATTCAAGATTTAGACTTAATTGAAATTAATGAAGCGTTCGCTGCTCAATATTTAGCATGTCAGCAAGAACTTGGTTTTAATCCTGAAATCGGTAATGTAAACGGAGGGGCTGTGGCTCTTGGTCATCCTTTAGGTGCAAGTGGAGCTAGAATCTCACTCTCGCTTATTTATGAACTAGGAAGACGAAATAAGAAATACGGTGCTTCTGCACTTTGTATTGGTGGCGGTCAAGGAATTGCAGCAATTTGGGAGCGTTTGTAG